The Castanea sativa cultivar Marrone di Chiusa Pesio chromosome 4, ASM4071231v1 sequence TTTGACATGACACtcgaacaaaaaataaagaaagtgatGGTAGAACATGAAAAAGACGCACatttagagaaaaagaagaagctgacTATCAAAACAACACAAGATGTACATGGAAAACCCTAGAGAAGGGATAAAAAATCACTATTTGAGCAAGAACACAACATTCTTGCTCGGCTCAGCTTGTATTATGTATCATAAAGAGATTAGTTTACAATAAAGTTGCCTTCTCTTACTACCCTCTACTTTCATCTCAAAATATCTACTTGCGTTCTTGCCTTAGAAGTTCAGCTGCATGCTCCTTTTATACTTTAAGGAACATGATTGAGTACAAGGATAGGTGTCAAACTACCATATTCTCTCTCTTAAGATCTTTTCATAGTTGTGATGTAATCTGCTGACTAAGGGATAAGAATTGTGCCAACGTGGCACTGGGACCCGAAGGTAGGTAGCTTTGCCATTGTTTGAAAGACAAGTCTTGGTCATCAAGAGGGACATCGGGAATACTATGATTGGTACATATGTCTCCAAGGTGACTCACTATGCATTCAACCAATAAGAGATGTCCTCATAGCTTTCAACTCTGAAAAGTCACTATGTCCCTTTTTGTTAATGCTTGAATACCATGTCAGGTGTAAATCTCACTTCCTTCCCAAGGCAATCATGCCTTTTGCATTGACCAAGACAAAGTCCCTTAGCCATCAGTTACTCTCCCTTATCTCACAGCTGCTCCACGTGTAGAGTCCAGATTCAACCACTTATGCATTCTCTCATGCGTTAGTGTTATGTACAATGTGCTAACTAACGATATTGTTTGAGTTTTAGTgttattttgaaagaaaaaaaaaatcccaaatctAACATCAAAACCCTTGATCACTAGTAGGGAGATAACATTTTTATATGAAGAGATGGAGTCCACTGCAAGAACTGTATACTGTTATAAAAGGACACAACTCAATATTAATCatagcatttattatttttatactcTTGTTGAGTCATATTAGCATAATATTTCGGTTCACTTTTGCCCAATTTGGTCTATTTTAGTCAAGTTCGGTTCACTGGTTCTTGTTCAGTCAATTTTAGACTAATTGGGCTTTAGATTAATTCTTGTTATATGTTGTATTCTCAATTTTGACCtaaaaattcttctttctttttttccccttaatttttgagttaaaaagtatgaaattttattttatttgaattaaacTCTTTAgctttttacaaaaaaaatgcaaacaaaaTAAGCATTAGAAATGTGAGATATGgccctaaataaaaaaagataaatattcaaaagattaccttaaaaattcaagttttaataatataggcattatacttttatatatatatatatatatatatatatatatatatatatatatatatatcactattagaaatctatttatttatttagactTCCCCCTCAAtaaaatttgcatttatattaaagtATCAGTTAATTGAATTAACCAATAGagtaaatgcatatattaattatttattgttgcgcataaatattttataatagaggaatttatatgattatttttataaattttatataacaaactatttttatttgtaactgAACAAATCAATTTCAACATTGAATGAGTAAAGAAGAttcagagaaagaaaaaaagaaatgaatgtTTCATAAAGAAGGTCGTCATGAGATTCAACTCGACGTCTTGATTTCTGAACCTTCAAGTTCAAGAATAGCATTAAATCTGAATTCTTTGCCAGGTATAAACGATGACATTAGCTCTTCTACCTTCTGGATTGTGTTAATTTTGTTGTCCTTCACATTCAAATTTTCCTGGCATGGAGttgagaaacaaaataattaCCATAACTTAAGAAATAAATGGCGATAACTAATAAGTGTTGACAATGGCTTACATTCTTCACATAATCATCCATGGTTGAGTTAACTATTTCTTGTATAACAAACTTAGTGACACGCTCTTCACCAAGCATTTGTAAGAGAAAGCTTTTTGGGACCTGAGGAAAATTATAAGTTTGCCATTTGTGAAACTACTATGTTGCATGTAAccaaagaaaatatttctaaaaatgcATAAATCCTTCACAAGAAAAACTACAGGATGAGAACATCAGCTATTTTATCAAATCACAATATCTTTCATATGAGTGACATAGGTTTGGTAAAAGGAGACAAGTGCAAAGGCACTGCATACTTAATTTACCTCAGATATTTATCAGATAATTATAACTCACACACCAACAATTCAAACATAAACCTGACATTTGGAGCTGACAGAAACAGTTGAAAATAGTTTCACTTATATATGTTCATATAATATTTACATATGACCAATACCATTGTcaagtttaaagtttaaaatttttgtgtcataACTTGGTTTGTCAATTTTAAACCAAGTGATGTGAAATTGCAAGATTTGCTATGAGAGAAGTAATTTAATCtctgttttatttttacttctcaAGTGCGAAAGGATGTTTTCTTGTAGAATACCTGAGCTTGTGAAGCACTTGTAAGTTATGGTGAGCAGGCAAGTCCCACCCAGAGACACATAACTCCTAAAATCAGTTCCTTTTGTACATGTAGGATACTTGCAGACATTCAAAGGAGAGCAAAGGTTCTATAAAGAGAGTGTAGGAAGCAGAACTTGCTGGTATGAAGAATTATTCCATTGGTATGCCATAAATACCTTCTATGAAAGTTGAATCACACAAGAACTAAAGAAGAATAGTGAAACAACAGTTTGAGACTAGGATGTTTAAGTATTGATCTCTTTTCCAAATAATCAACATCAAAGTTGGAACTATGAAGATCTCAAGCACATAACTAGAAAGAGGCTAAAAAATTACAGATTAAACATGGATACCAAAATTCAGGCAATAACAATtgttttatacatatttttatagaAAGCCGAAGATCAGAGGCCACTTGCCTGCGATGTTTTTCCTTGAGTAGCGCCAGTGCAcaagcaaaacaaaattttgttagaATTCATGAACAGAAAAACTAATAAGCTGCAACAATACGATATTATAAACAAAAGGATGTCATAGTACTATCATTATAAACTATGCCCTTCACACAAATAACTGTTCAAAATTAACTACCTTGAACTAAAGTTCAAGTTTATGATCATAAGGTTGTCAAAGTGATCAAGCCCTTCTCCATGTTATTTCAATCATTAAATATCATGTAATTAATCACAAGGCTAAAACCACCAGTATGAGCCATTAAAAATGTAGTTAAAAGCCTAAAAAGTATCACGTAATTTATCACAAGGCTAAAGCTACCAATTTGAGCCATTAGAAATGCAGTTAAAAGGCCAAAGCACATGAactgaattgttttttttattatttttaaatcctTATGTTTTCAATTAGATATTATACAAGAACAACTAAACACAGtaaaatgaatatattttatacTGGCTGATCTTAAACCTCAATAATTGAAGTAAAGCCAGGCTTTGCAAGGTTAGGAAAAAGTTATTACAACAAAGTAAATATATTCTAGAAGGAACAGAAGAATAATAAGCGTAATAATTTTTGTCACATATTTACATACGCAATTATGTATATTATTGTTTTCGTGAAATTACAAAGCATCTGAGAGTTTTAGAGGTCATCAATAAAATAACCATAATCTGTTTTGTATCCACCTATGCCTGTCAGATAAAATATGCCCATATCTCGAGAAACTTCTTTCCATGACCATATCTAATTATTTCCAAAGAGAATAAACACAAAGCATGGTTATAACTTGAACAAAATTGGCAAGGGTTATCAGAATTTTACCTCCTTTTTGCCTGCGAAATCCTGGAACAGGTGGTGCTGTGCGAGCCAAATTTGTTAAAACCTGATCAAATACTTTTTCCGTCTCATCCCCAGTCAAGTCCACTTGTATCTACCAATTGAATGTCATGAGAGCATTGCAATATGAGTTTCCAAGACATCTAAGTAGAGGCAATCCaagaaaca is a genomic window containing:
- the LOC142630987 gene encoding uncharacterized protein LOC142630987 isoform X2, with the translated sequence MASITTMMMTTIPLEFQQQPRTSTKSCRVTIGCSHVLTCPKSTCTNFCDMQHYLCRSLLFPSSPQRRGLTHLTKPISASSSGLEASITDQKGKTIKLKSAKIVIESQDENKMQIQVDLTGDETEKVFDQVLTNLARTAPPVPGFRRQKGGKTSQVPKSFLLQMLGEERVTKFVIQEIVNSTMDDYVKNENLNVKDNKINTIQKVEELMSSFIPGKEFRFNAILELEGSEIKTSS
- the LOC142630987 gene encoding uncharacterized protein LOC142630987 isoform X1, with the translated sequence MASITTMMMTTIPLEFQQQPRTSTKSCRVTIGCSHVLTCPKSTCTNFCDMQHYLCRSLLFPSSPQRRGLTHLTKPISASSSGLEASITDQKGKTIKLKSAKIVIESQDENKMQIQVDLTGDETEKVFDQVLTNLARTAPPVPGFRRQKGGATQGKTSQVPKSFLLQMLGEERVTKFVIQEIVNSTMDDYVKNENLNVKDNKINTIQKVEELMSSFIPGKEFRFNAILELEGSEIKTSS